Within the Glycine soja cultivar W05 chromosome 3, ASM419377v2, whole genome shotgun sequence genome, the region GTTAGTTTATAACTTAAGATGAATCAAGACtcctgattattttttattagatgcaaataaatataaatggtaAATGTAACGTCTAATGCATCATCAAATTTTGATATGTTCTTATGGGTTCGAGATTCCAGATGATAGCAAACATAAGACATAatctgataaaatatttaagagaAGCATTTAAGAAGATCATTTGATTCTCTATGTCTAAGATTCTCTTtgcaaaaacattgtttcacgATCAATCAAAGTTCTATGAAAAATAAACGAAGTCCAATATTTGAAAGTACCAATCATCATTGAAAGACGGGCTCTGCTTTGCATACCAGTTGCGACGAGCCAGAAGTGACTTTTTGTTGAAGTACTCAACACGACAAACTATAAGGGTGAACTTTCTGCATAAGGAAGATACATGCATTTAATGAAAGCATTAAATGTTCCCAACAAccattatcatcaaatgaaAATCAAGTAAAGAATCTAACCAATGTGAGATAACAAACACTTGAAGATGaagattataaatattatagctttgaagaagaagaagacacaAATCATATACCCTTTCATTCTTTATATAAAAACTTTATGTATATTGTTGTAAAGTTCAAAATCTCAAAACACTTTAAATATATTGAGATAAAAGACTAAAGGAGATTATTGTATATTCATCGGTAATAGGTTCATAGTTTAGTTAGTCAACAATctcaaacaatattttttttttatttgtttagatCCAACAATAACTTAGGATAGAACAAATAATACTGGATTTTTATCAAGCTTGATGTAGAGCTTGATTGTGTAAGAATTAAAAGTAATAGTTGACAATACTTATATCCAGTATAAAGTTAGTGAAACTTGATAGTTTTGTCAAGAACTATACATAGTTTTAGTGATCAAGatgaacaaatataaaatttctttgtttgatttttcttgcTTTCCTTTAAGCTTTGTCTAATGAAAGGATgtgaatttgtttttaaatttaaataaatatcctATGTTTCCTAAAAacgtttttatattatttgatagCTTTTCTAAAAAATCTATTATTTGCTCTTTACAAAGTTTTATTAGACAAAAACCTTGTTTTAAGTgaaaaaggtttttaaaattttaaaatcacaattcagtcatttatttttaaaatcacattttaatatattaaccaTCTATTACTTTTggaaataaataatgattattacttttttattcattattttttaggtgtttattttttttaaacaaaatattttaaattttaattaaacatttatttataattttttccagatgaaaatttaaatcatacttattttaaaaaatatttacaatttataaaatttaaataaaatatttattaaaatctaaaaattgattttgaaagggaagaaagaaagaggaaTATCTACTAAACTTGTTGGCATTTTAATATGTGAAAAACTTTTCTTGCTATCTAAATTGTAAACAAAGGTTTTTATCCTATTTTCTCGCCCTTTTTTAATGGATTTAGAGGGTTAATGACATGCTTTATTCTGttcttcaaaatttgatttttctaatgaaGGGGTATTTTCGGTATTTGcatatatgtttttttcctCTAATCTTTCCGCCAGTCCTTTACTGATGACTCAGTAGACATTTTAGTCCTTGTCGgcttcttatctttttcttttcttttccgcgcaaaaataaaaagaagaagaaagaaagtgaatgtgaattGTGCGTGGATTTCCGTTGGAAAGTTGGTTACTTTGTTTGGATCGGTCTCTCACATTCTCCTGCTAATAACGCCTTATATTCTCTCCATCTCTAAACATTCGCATCATATCATACCATAaggtatattattttatttatctatttctaTTATTGCTTTCACTTCCTCTAATAACTCCTCTTTTCTCTTTTAGtgctttatttaattatctatcTTATATTACACTTACAAATTTTCGATTACGTTTCATCTCCTTAAATTACCTGCTGATGTTCATATTGGTAGGAATAAGATTTACGTTTCACTTTATTTCTCTGTCTTTACCCGAAAGTTTTATAGTACACCATGGATTTGCTTGGTATTGATTCATTAGTATAAGTTTATCATctcaatcaaaataaattaatagttgTTCTAACTTCTTGCTTCAGTTTCCAATGCTTGATCTTGTTTTAAGCAACGTGTTTATGCTCCAATCctgtcaatatatatatatattttttttttttaaatttcagattATTGGATGAGGATTGCTAATAGATAAACAATATTTCTGATtttgatttacttttttttcctggctAAGTGTGTTCAGTTTCTTCAACCGTTTGCCTTGAATTGTTCATATCATCCTGGGAAGAAGGTCAAAGTTTTTATCTGTTTCAACTTTCAGCAATCGGTTTCTCCTTTTGAAGCTGATTGAGTTTGGTGGATGATGGCtaacactaaaatttcatcTTCTGAGTGGCGTAAGCTCTCTCCGAGTGTTACCACGGCCTTGGCGTCGGCTTTTCTTGAATGGTTGCTGATTCTTTTCCTGTTTATTGATGCTGTTTTTTCTTATGTTATAACAAAGTTTGCTGGTTACTGCAAATTGCAAATACCGTGCCTGTTATGCTCAAGGCTTGATCATGTGTTAGGCAAAGAGAAAGGAGGATATTATTGGGACTTGATTTGTAGTGGTCATAAGACCGAGATCTCTTCTTTAGTTCTTTGTTGTGCACATGATAAGCTTGTAAATGTGCAAGGAATGTGTGAAAGTTGCCTCTTCTCTTTTGCTACCATCAACAAATCCAATGCTGAAACTTACAGGTTATTGGTGGGTAAATTAGGGGAGGGATCTGAGACCAGATTTGATCAGGATCCATTACTTGGTGAAAATTCAAAATGCTGTTCTTGTTGTAATGAACAATTGGTTTTAAAAGGCTATGATCAAAGGTTGGTAATTACGAAGTCAATTGGGTCTGGCAGTGCTGATTTTGATGGATCGAATGCTGTTGGAAACAAATTTCACAAGaaaagaagagttaaaccatttgtatcatccagagcTGCACACcttagaaataaacatgcagatCCTTTGTCTCATGTTGGTTACACCGAGCTAAAGATTACTTCTGATACTGAGTCTGAACCGGATGTTTCCTTATCTGATGATGATGGTACAAGCATACCAGTTCAGGGTACAGATGACACCAAGGAAGATATAGAGGTTTCATGTGAACATATGGAGCCTCACATCCACGATTCAAATGAGAATTTGGCTTTTGAGAAGCTAGGGACTTCAGCTTCTGGACTTCAACCATCATTATCAGAGTCAGGAATGCGATTAGAAAATATAGATGTTCATGGCACTAAATCTACAGCGACAACAGAAAGTAGAGATGGCTTGGCCAAACTTGATTCTCAGCAGCATGTTGAGAGAAATGATGTTTGTCCTTCCCCAAGagagcttattttctttaatgaaGTCCCTGCATCATCAAATAAAATAGGAGTTCCTGTTGAAGTATCAAAGGAAAACTGTAAGTTATTTTTTGCGGTTGCTTTTATATACCATTTAACACTTGGATCTGAAGGATGGAGGGGTATGTTTTAGTTCATTACTGAAAGTTGATGAAAAGAGATAAGCTAGTTCTTAATGGccaaatcatttttataaatgagTAAAAAAGTCATTATACCTTTTTCATAGCTGAAAAATATAGGCCTATTTGAtttgagaaaacattttctgctttcattttctatttttacaaaTCATTACCAAAATGTCTTCTTATTTTCACTATGTTTCTTGTTGTCAAAGATTTGTATGGAAAAGAGTGAAAATGGGATTTGGTTGTCACTTTTTCCCATCtttaaaaaatggaaataaaatggAAACAAGATGATATTTCAGTATCTAtttatgaaaacagaaaacattttatcaATCCTAATTTTTCACTATTTTAAGTCTTCGGTAACTAtttatgaaaacagaaaacattttatcaatcctaatttttcaatattttaagtCCATAAGTACCATGAGTATTTGTCCTGACATTACCTCTGGTCCATTTTTCTTTATAGATGATTTGACAACTGATGAAGTAGGGATAAAATCTAAGCAAAGAATAACCACAGACTGTGGGGGAATAATTGAGTCAGTTGATAAGCCAACAACATCTGAAGTAGGTTTAGAATCAACCCCCTTTTCTAGTGATATTGGTCAGCAAAATCCCAATTTACTAGATCTTGGCGATGCCTATAAGCTAGCTGTCAGTAACAGCAGAGGAAGACCTGGCATGCTTGTAGAGCATTGGCTTGGAAAGGATTCTACAAGAATTAGTGAAGATTTGAAGATATTGCTGTCACAATTTTCAGCTACTCGAGGGACTGATCTGTCCGTTAATGATATCAGTCCTAGATTGTCTATAAACAGTGATGAAGTGAAGACTTGTGATGTTTCTAACTCTGCTGGAATCCAGATACTTCAAAAAATGATTTCACTTGAGCGAAATGAATCTGGTTTGTCTCTGGATGGAAGCCTTGTCAGTGAAATTGAAGGTGAAAGCGCAGTCGACAGGCTAAAAAGACAAGTTGACCATGACAGGAAACTTATGAATGCTTTGTATAAAGAGCTGGAGGAAGAAAGAAATGCTTCTGCAGTTGCTGCAAATCAAGCATTAGCCATGATCACAAGGCTGCAGGAAGAAAAGGCAACATTACATATGGAAGCCTTGCAGTACTTAAGAATGATGGATGAGGAGTCTGAGTACGAAACAGAAGCTTTGCAAAAAGCTAATGACCTTCTTGttgagaaggagaaagagataGAAGAGTTGGAAGCTAAGCTTGAGTTCTATAGGAAGAAGTTCCCTGATGAATCTGTGCTGGAAAACATGGTGGATACAAACTCTGAAATGAAGGTGAAAGATATTGGATTGGATCATTGCATTGAAAAGGATGAGAGTATCCTTGGAAAGTCGGTTACTGAAAATACCAATATATCTGACAAAGCTGAAGTTCTATCCACATCTCTGGAAAAACAGAATGTTCAATCTATAAAAAATTCCCCATTGGAGTTTCAAGATGAAAGGTTATATATTTCCCAATGTTTGAAGAAGTTGGAGAAGCAAGTTTACTTTTTCCTGAATATTCATCAATCTCAGGACAATTGGCTAAATtctgaaaatgatgaaaaggAATCCCTGGAAAACTGTGAGAACTTGGATAATAATATTCTAATTCAAGAATCTGTTTCTTCACCtaaattaaatttggataaCATGGGTGATGATTCCTCATCCAAGGAACCTCCAGTTTGCAAGAAAATTGGTGAACTTGGATACAATGGACATAGCTCCCTTGCGCTCGGTGGGAATAATGATTTATCTTCTACTGGGAGTTTGGTTTCAGATTTTATTGGAAGGTTGCAAGTTCTTGAGGCTGATTTGAGTTTCCTTAAGCATAGTATCAACTTATCGAGCAATGGAGAAGAAGGACTTAAATTATTGCAGGAAATAGCTGGTCACCTACAACAATTGCGCCAGATTGGGATAAGAGAATTAGATCAACCTGTTGCTTGAGGCTGTTGTATATAAGGTCAGTAGTTAATGCTGAACGATTAGGCAAAAAATCAAAGCATCTCTTAActctattttcttaaaattatattgatctTATATGCTTTATCTGTCTGTTTGCACTTTGGACtaatttacaaaagaaatttgtccatGATAACTGTGTGCCCATGTTGTTTAGCATATTAAGTATGGAGGAAAATGTTTGACTAAGTTCGATATATGTTTAGTGACTGAAGCTTCTAAATTCTAATGGGAAAATTTCATTAACTTGGATAGGTAAcgactaacaaataaaaaagattattttctaATTGGGTGTTAATTAggggattttttttatgttgtcttatttataaaattactagACATTTctgaaaattaagaaataattaatagCTGATGATAAATTTGCTGGCGAAGTGGGATTAATGCCATGATGACATGCAGTTGGATAATAAAGCAAATCAAGTCAAGTTGGTAGTTTCATCTTGAAATGTCGCTGCTGCTCTGTCCAAGAGCGAAAAGGATTACAGATGAAAGAATGATTCAATGCTGAAAGTTATGAATATTAAAATGCAGCTGTAGATTTAGAGGAAGTGAAGTCTTGTTTATTGAATAGTTTATTGCTTTAGTTAGTTGGTTTGTGTAATTGTTTATGCAGAGATCATGCGATCACGTATATGGATAgattataactaaaatttaaccACTATGAAATGAAAGGATGatgtggaaaaaaaaactaaagattctaatcaatttaaaaagaaaataagaaataagccGTAGAAGTGTTTCTTCTAGCCATTTTTTCTTAGCAATGAGAGGCAACAAATGAACGGGAAGATCATTAATCATATAATATCAGAGGTCATATTCTTGTTGATGCCTGCTGAACTTCACAAGTATGCTTCTTAGTTGTTTTCCTCATTACAGATATGTTCCACGTTTGTTTGCAGACCTATAAAAATGATACATATACAAAGAAATTAAGCTTGATTTTGTAAAGAAATCAAAATCCAACTAATTAGTGATTCTGGCCGTCTTATATGAAATCTTAACTCCACTActgatcaaaaataaaaaatcgttACCCGATTTGTGTAGTAGTCTGAGACTGAGTTTTAGGAAACATATAACGTGGTGCAGTGTtcaaatatgatatatattCGCCATTTAGAATGAAGAAGCATAGTCATGGCATCGTATTTGGTATCTATTGATTATTGTCATCTCAAGACAGGTTATTCATTCTATGCTGTTTACAATTTTGCATCAGATTTTACTATTTTAgtacatacaattttttttttcttaccttttggatttatatattttacagaTTCATACACTTATGATCGGATCTGCGACCAGGAGGAAGTTACATTGTGCACTAtgtgaaccaggttaccaaggCTGGTTGCAACTGTACAGTAACATAGCTTGCTTTCATCCAGGATATAAGAAAATAGGATTTTAAATAGTATTGagtgttttttatattaacttttttcctttttctccccctGTCTTTTTATTCGGGGTTTCATTGAACGTTTTGCTGCATTGAGTTGACAAGGTTTTCTTTTATCTGCccattcaaattttctttttacaataaaattctCCCTTTGCCGTATTTgcattgtaatttgtaaatgaGTGAGTGCTTGTTAATTGGTGTTGTCTTCTTGTATTGGATTGATTAGTTTGGAAACAGAGTGAATTAACATCTGCGAGAATTTTATACATGGCCATGGGCGCTATTTGCTCCAGTGTTTATACTCGTGtctgtttattttgattttttttatagaattaattttgatgaaattgattttaaatataattgatatattttactAGATGTCTTTACTGGTAAAACATCTATACACAATCCCAATCATAGAAATTACCatagttttaattatataaaccaaaaattatataGGAAACAGCTGATAGAGAAACAGGGGATCCTCTTCCTATTTCACTAAGCTAGGTTATTCACAGTTGACTAAGCAACCACATATTGGTCCCATTAAACAGACAGCTAATGCTTGAGTATTGATTCTTAAAGTTTGGGTTTAAGTCCTATTCAACCAAAAATCTAACTAATACGGTAAAAGTAAActctcatttatatatataattcaaacattatttttaatcattataagaTTTGAGTTGAGTCTTTCCCAATACTCTGCCAGTTCGCCTGTAGACCATAGTTATACGCTCCAATTAAATCACTTGATGAAGGCAGACCAGATACCCGAGTTGGTAGGTCACCTATTTTCAAATTATGCGGTCAAATTTTAAGTCGGTATTATTATTTAACCAATAATATGATACTGACATATTATCACAATTGATTTCGTTACaccttaaaagtattttttaaatgaaatattgctttcgtttttcaaaaaaaagaaatatttctttcatgtattattttcatatattcctTTTCTATTAGAGTAATAATTTTACGAATTTATTTCGCTGACATGGTAAGTCAGTCTTTTGATCATTGGCAGTCAATAGAAAACATGATCGAAGATTATAGGAAAAAGTTGTGAACAAATTAAACCCAACTATATATCGTGGGCCGATGAAATATAAGCTCCATGGCATTGTCGCGGTCTTAAACTTGTTCAAACACTCAAACTTGTTCACACacgaagacaaaaaaaaaaaaaaaacaagaaaaaaaagagcaCTTCAAACTTGCACCAAGAAAATGCTTGGCAATGTACATCACTAGAGTTGACcccgaaaaaaaagaaaggaaaaggaaaggaaaaaacacAGCATgactagaaaaataataaaaaggacGGAAAGTAGAAAATATGTagcaatcaaaataaactttgaacatagacttaattaaaataagattaaagTATGTGAATGCTTAGCATATGAGAGGAAAATTCCGGGTGTTTGATTTAGACTATCTGCACCGCTATTGACAATTTCAAGCCGTGGATTTCGGTCAACTCATTAATATAGTATAACATATCGATCAAAGCtcaccttatatatatatatataatactaagcATCTCTTTAATACTAAGCATCTCTTTAAATTTCATTAAACCCACACTCTTCTTCTTATAGTTTTGGATAatccacatttttttcttctgttccTCAATCAGACAATCACATCAGAAGCGTttaatttccttatcacaaaaATGGGTTGCTGCTACATGAAGCTGTGTGTGCTCACAACAATGATTCTGGTGTTGAGTTTAGAGAAAACAAGGGGAACAAGAACATTGGAAGGAGAGCAATGGTTGCACAACAATCTGGTACTCCATTCATTGCAAAGAGGCCCCGTACGGTCTTCTCAGAGAAACCCATGTTCGACCGTACCTGGGCGCAGTCGAGGGCGTTGCACTTTGGGTGAAATTAATGTGGCTGGCCATCATCATGCACCACCACTCTTCCAGAACGtggttcccaagtttggagcaGCACTACCACCTTCCATTGATGCTAATGATCACACCCCAAAAGATCTTGCACTGGACTAGAAAAACCACCTACTCTGTCCAAAATTACTCTCATATACATGTGTATGTATCATCTTTGTCACATCTTTTACTCCTCCAAGACATGTATGTAtgtaacttttcattttttatactgatacattttgatttaatcttatGTATTGATTCtttcatttaaatatatattttttaatttactaattcAGATACGTGCCATGTATGTATTTACtatcatatatattaagaagatctaatttagttatttgatcttgtaaatttttttataacattcgTACTAATAGTTTCTTTTTACTATCATATGTAGCCTAAATGCATGATTAGTACTAGGACATACGGATATACCTTATATATACCATTTGACACCtcatgagataaaaaaatagtacagAAAAATTTAGATGTAATAAGTAATAATCCAATGTAATAAGCatattaaagaaataaagaaaaataacaaatattaatgaaatgtttggaaataaaaagtgttcatatattattgttttatttgcaATTAATAAATTAGGTTATGACTcacggatatatatatatatgtatatatattcgctgtgagtttttttttttacagaaaaggaaaaagcttaCGTAATGTGATATTATTTTTCTCGTGGATCTAATTTGTAGGCAACAATTTTATGGTTTAACTAGTGCAACAAAAATGGTTTTTCTTTTCGGGCTTTCCCGCTACATGTGTCAGTACCTCGTTTATGTTTATGTGTTTATCTTGGCATCAAATTTGCGGGCTGCTGGTGTGCATGCATGACGTGTCGTGTCGTGTTCGAGAGTAGGTTTTGAGTTTTGACAATCACTTCACTTACCTTATGAACGCGTTGGTTGACTTTCTCATCGTAAACGAATCTTAAGTCAACTTTCCAATAGTTGTTCACAAGTATCCAAGTTTATAGTGTGTTTAGAATAATACACAACAATTAACAATTACGGTGATCATGccataaaaaagtaaaactaattatttatcGTTTTACcttcattatatataaaaaaagtaattaattttttttattataaagctTATCCAAACACTATTAGAAGATTAACCTGCATGCATGGAACCATTTACACGTAATTTATGTCAAATATTCTCGTACGGTggttaaaaaaatctcaaaacattaaatagagtatatatatatatatatagagagagagagagcataaaagaattatttaaaaataaaaaacatatattagttaaaattattttatttaaattcaatgtTGATCAACCtcttattaattatgattatacCAATTATCAAAAGCTAATTTGTCCCGTGACACCTCtatgaattatataaattaaattgaattgctTTTCTAAAGTGATTATATGCCTTAAATCTATACCATTacgtttaaatattttagtaaaaaaacatGTATACGTTCAAATCTTTATTACCGGTTCTTCCTAACAAAGCCTTATTCCATGCCACGCCATTAGTTATTGCGGCTCATCACCACCAatcaattgaataatattaatgAAGTCATTGAAATACATTCCTTTCGTAGAGCACAAAGAAAGTAATATCCAGTTTCTAATCAATTTCCCCTCcattggatttttattttttcgctGAATCAAAGGGGGCTTTCGCTCAATTAGATTCAAGGACTTGGAAGGGAACCTCTATAAATGAGGATAGTTAATGTATGTTTTTACTCTGAAACAttcacaattaatttttataaaagaatttgttgtccatctttaataaaatatagcatttgaaaaatattaaacttaacTGAACTCGGACCAATATAATATTGCTTTAGTTttctaatattaaaataatttgaaggagcgaaatagtaaaaataaagaatttgttcTTCTTACTATTTTCTTGGTAATAAGAAACagcaaacaataaaaataaagtaatattttttttaattagaagtgaaaaaaactcattttttatgttttaaatataattttttttcaggcTTAAAAATAAAACGGAACCTTTTTAAGTATCCATATTCATTtgcataaataatattttttttggtgggtCAAAAGATAATCAgtgtcttttaatttattgatttagaGATTAATGTGATCGGTGAAGTAAGtgagttattaaaaaaataaaaaataaagtgtaaTTGTTTcgtttttaattaagataagattataaaatatgACATTATTTTTACAACCAAATCTGGCGTGCGTCCTCTCTCTCTTGGAGAGGCACAGTGGAAGTTGAGTATTTTGGGAGGGGTGGAACGGTGCAAAAGTATTTAGGACCGTtagatttcttaaaattttagtcaatgactgatatttttttactttttccttCCTAATTTACCCTTCTTCCTTTGGTACCTTCACTATGCttttccctttctctttctACGATAGCATCCCCACAAGGAGGAACCACCGCACCCGCACGACATCAATGAAAAGCCACATTGCGACGACAACCACCACAACCCACTCAAATCTAGAACAAAACGCAACCAGCTCCGATGCTGCAACTCCAAGGAGAAAGATAGAGAGCATGAAGAAATGGTGGAGGTTGGTGAGTGGTGTAAGGGAAATGTGATAGAGAAGAGGAAGGGTAAATAAGGAaagtgagaaagaaaaaagaaaaatgaaaaaatatatcagCTATCAGCCatcgattaaaatttaaaaatatttaacagtCTCAATTACTTTGGTACCGTGCAACACCTTGTAAACATGCACACGGTGTCTCTCTCTCTGAGAGGACGCAGCTccatttattgttttataaaatttgtaaaacaaGTAATTAAATGACTAAACTCACTAAATTCCCTCCCTATCAAAGATTCCCGAAAACCATAAAATTTTGGCCCTTTGTGACAACTGCAAGGACAAGGGGCCCGTATTCTAATTTTATTCTGACTCTTGCCGACCATTATTTCAAGAGAtacaaattaaagaatattcattaattacttaaataattttaatataataattagtttCTTCTCAATGAAAATAATCACTTTCATttggttaattaattaactagtaGTACGTACTGTTTAGCctgttattatgattttttagttatttagcCATGGTTTTTGTTTGCAATCTTCTCTTATATAACCATTTGTTAGGGATGTGATTAACAAAGACACATTTTATGAGAAATAAGAATGTGTAGTTTTTGATTTAACTGTTGTTAGTTTGGGAATGTTTCAAAGTTAGCTGAGAACTCAGTTATATCAATGTGTTATCGGGCATGGAATTGGGTATGGGCAGAACAGAAGGTGCCAAAAGAATGGTGGGGGCATTTTTCACCCTACCAAGTCACATGGTGAAGTTCAGAAGTGAGCCAAAAAACTAGAGTACCGCATATAATTGCAAAGTCATTTAAGGCAAGGCAAAGAGCTGTTGCTTCAGACCTGTGGTCTCTGCTGGAAGTTGCAAGTAACTAATGTGGTGTTGACATTTGCATTTGCAATTTCGCCAACAACACGTACCCCAAACGCGTGAGTCCCCTTAGCTGTCACCTTATATTATACTCTACTCAAACGCGTTCTTATAATTACTCCATTTTTAGTATTTCAAATCTAACTCTTGTCGAAATGATCAGGGCTAGCTGGAGGCCCTATACTAATTATTACATTGCATTCTAGGCATCAAGAAAATCCTCACGAGTCAATTCAGAAAGCCTATCTAGCTAAAGGTACTATTCATTCTTCAGAGATAGGTCATTGTTAGCATCAGCAGGTTGAGGTACAcctgattgaagacttgactaTTGCATTAACGTTGGAAGAAATTAACTGGACTGAATTTGGTGGGCAAAATTGTTGGTACCAAGTACTAGATCAGAACTATTTGCTTCAAAATTTTGTACCAAAAAATCTTACTTGTTGACATTGTATCTTGTTCCAGATTTCTGCTTCTAATTTTCTGTCGGCTCTCTTCTCAAATGAATCATCTTTGTAAATGGACTTGGatatctctttctctttctccaaTGACCGCCTTCATTCATTCATGACAAATACTATTTACATCTTCTACAGCATAGTAGTATTATGTCAAACACTTTATATAATCCTGAATTATGTGAATTCATATCAAATTATCTAtgaattcttattttatataactaaaata harbors:
- the LOC114407720 gene encoding myosin-binding protein 1-like; translation: MMANTKISSSEWRKLSPSVTTALASAFLEWLLILFLFIDAVFSYVITKFAGYCKLQIPCLLCSRLDHVLGKEKGGYYWDLICSGHKTEISSLVLCCAHDKLVNVQGMCESCLFSFATINKSNAETYRLLVGKLGEGSETRFDQDPLLGENSKCCSCCNEQLVLKGYDQRLVITKSIGSGSADFDGSNAVGNKFHKKRRVKPFVSSRAAHLRNKHADPLSHVGYTELKITSDTESEPDVSLSDDDGTSIPVQGTDDTKEDIEVSCEHMEPHIHDSNENLAFEKLGTSASGLQPSLSESGMRLENIDVHGTKSTATTESRDGLAKLDSQQHVERNDVCPSPRELIFFNEVPASSNKIGVPVEVSKENYDLTTDEVGIKSKQRITTDCGGIIESVDKPTTSEVGLESTPFSSDIGQQNPNLLDLGDAYKLAVSNSRGRPGMLVEHWLGKDSTRISEDLKILLSQFSATRGTDLSVNDISPRLSINSDEVKTCDVSNSAGIQILQKMISLERNESGLSLDGSLVSEIEGESAVDRLKRQVDHDRKLMNALYKELEEERNASAVAANQALAMITRLQEEKATLHMEALQYLRMMDEESEYETEALQKANDLLVEKEKEIEELEAKLEFYRKKFPDESVLENMVDTNSEMKVKDIGLDHCIEKDESILGKSVTENTNISDKAEVLSTSLEKQNVQSIKNSPLEFQDERLYISQCLKKLEKQVYFFLNIHQSQDNWLNSENDEKESLENCENLDNNILIQESVSSPKLNLDNMGDDSSSKEPPVCKKIGELGYNGHSSLALGGNNDLSSTGSLVSDFIGRLQVLEADLSFLKHSINLSSNGEEGLKLLQEIAGHLQQLRQIGIRELDQPVA